One Rubripirellula amarantea DNA segment encodes these proteins:
- a CDS encoding excinuclease ABC subunit UvrC, protein MTEPDSGNTESSEPSSDFGFDYASAKVKTFPQLPGIYLMKDVAGVVIYVGKAKNLRSRASSYFLKAAAEDARTANWVTEIADIEFIECESEVDALLMESRLIKDIQPKHNKDLKDDKTFPYLMITTRDEFPRVEVTREPKERGVKLYGPFPSAGALRGAIQVLQRIFKFRTCTLDISESDEKWQWFRPCLLASINQCTAPCNLRIGKEEYRRDIRRLQTFMEGGKKKLIQEMREEMMTASKSLDFERAAVLRDEINMLERLEERGELETHAQPEVFYVDPKKGLTGLRKVLGLSETPRVIEGMDIAHLGGGETVASLVQFIDGLPFKPGYRRFRIQDVDGIDDFRSMYEVVSRRFRRLADEGDSFPDILLIDGGKGQLNAAMAAFRDQDITPPTVISLAKREEEIFRPGISESIKLSKSSYALRLLQYVRDESHRFAQHYHHMLRNKSTFER, encoded by the coding sequence ATGACTGAACCCGATTCCGGCAATACCGAATCAAGCGAGCCGAGCTCGGATTTTGGCTTTGACTACGCTTCGGCGAAGGTCAAAACGTTTCCGCAACTTCCCGGCATCTATCTGATGAAGGATGTTGCGGGAGTGGTCATCTATGTCGGTAAAGCGAAGAACTTGCGTAGTCGTGCGAGTAGCTATTTCTTGAAGGCAGCGGCTGAGGATGCGCGGACTGCCAATTGGGTCACCGAGATAGCGGACATTGAATTCATCGAGTGTGAAAGCGAAGTTGACGCTCTGTTGATGGAATCGCGGTTGATCAAAGACATTCAACCCAAACACAACAAAGATCTCAAGGACGACAAGACCTTTCCTTACTTAATGATCACGACGCGAGACGAGTTTCCTCGCGTCGAGGTCACACGCGAACCCAAAGAACGCGGCGTCAAACTTTATGGGCCTTTCCCGAGCGCCGGTGCGCTCCGAGGGGCCATTCAGGTTCTACAGCGAATCTTTAAGTTTCGTACCTGCACGCTCGACATCAGCGAATCGGATGAAAAATGGCAATGGTTCCGACCATGCCTGCTCGCCAGCATCAATCAATGCACGGCGCCATGCAACTTGCGAATCGGCAAGGAAGAGTACCGGCGTGATATTCGTCGGCTGCAAACATTCATGGAAGGCGGAAAGAAGAAGCTGATTCAGGAAATGCGGGAAGAGATGATGACCGCAAGCAAGTCCTTGGATTTTGAACGCGCTGCTGTTTTGCGTGACGAGATCAACATGCTTGAACGCCTTGAAGAACGTGGCGAACTGGAAACCCATGCTCAGCCAGAAGTCTTTTACGTGGATCCCAAGAAGGGGCTCACGGGTTTGCGGAAGGTGTTGGGTTTGTCGGAGACACCACGAGTGATTGAGGGGATGGATATCGCTCACTTAGGCGGTGGTGAAACGGTTGCCTCGTTGGTTCAGTTCATTGACGGCTTGCCGTTCAAACCAGGCTATCGTCGATTCAGGATCCAGGATGTTGATGGCATCGACGACTTTCGCAGCATGTACGAAGTTGTTTCCCGACGCTTTCGTCGTTTAGCGGACGAAGGCGATTCGTTTCCGGATATCCTGTTGATCGACGGTGGCAAGGGGCAACTCAACGCAGCGATGGCCGCTTTTCGTGACCAGGACATCACTCCGCCAACCGTAATTTCATTGGCCAAGCGTGAAGAGGAAATCTTTCGCCCGGGCATTAGCGAGTCGATCAAGTTAAGCAAGAGTTCGTACGCGCTTCGATTGTTGCAATACGTACGAGACGAGTCACACCGTTTTGCTCAGCACTATCACCATATGCTGCGTAACAAATCGACCTTTGAAAGGTAG
- a CDS encoding PDZ domain-containing protein, which translates to MPRSQSLVLLTFLVSIAWLVGDSNTADAQLFRRLQALRQQRYAAPPTRPPATDPRQNYAQPNYQGRNQLTQPRQAPGTAERAAKPATSGAVARYGRTADNDDGKAEANPTRASAINPADEKSGPSVSLNKDGDEEDFGSSILADDSNEMDSDESPSKSSKSSILDKEASTPSKYASMGIDVFKDSAGASGVRIARIREDSFADEGGMRVGDQIVKIDDVRTTTVSEIASILRTHEAGDRIKVQFVRDRQLYVTSVPLVARSTGQKPDANANSQRSKLPSQENAELASNSELDSSMDSETEDQDVVSAAKPPTQPRQARSPANRVRLGLIIEDPRGLRGVLVTDVRNNMPGDVAGLKPGDRIVSVDGRLLADGSALRQELQQRQVGEKLTLGIVRNGQLATKTLTLTNVEPKSKSSNTVASDDSAPKSGNLATGLGSMIGGFFNGSGGKGSGSSDNANVAGNRLNKSKPAAPVARASYADEADSGSGASGSAIEASKGATKLNTLPVDQPNPTPIPTPTVDDVMDFGDGEPIEQTIFTAPRSTRKRSTLLQESDPPSLNSLPVPQ; encoded by the coding sequence ATGCCACGTTCACAATCTCTCGTTCTACTGACTTTCCTCGTTTCGATTGCTTGGTTGGTGGGGGATTCCAATACTGCTGACGCACAGCTATTTCGTCGTCTCCAGGCGCTTCGTCAACAACGATACGCAGCACCACCGACAAGGCCACCGGCGACTGACCCGCGTCAAAACTACGCTCAGCCGAACTATCAGGGGCGGAATCAGTTGACCCAACCGCGTCAGGCTCCAGGAACGGCGGAAAGAGCAGCCAAACCAGCGACAAGCGGTGCGGTCGCTCGATACGGGCGAACTGCTGACAACGATGATGGTAAAGCCGAAGCCAATCCAACACGTGCGTCGGCGATCAATCCGGCTGACGAAAAATCTGGTCCAAGTGTCTCGCTGAACAAAGACGGTGATGAAGAAGATTTTGGGTCGTCAATTTTGGCGGATGACTCCAACGAAATGGATTCTGATGAATCGCCCTCGAAGTCCTCAAAGTCCTCGATTTTGGATAAGGAAGCTTCAACTCCATCGAAATACGCCTCGATGGGAATTGACGTTTTTAAGGACTCGGCGGGGGCATCGGGAGTTCGGATAGCTCGCATTCGCGAAGATTCCTTTGCTGACGAGGGGGGAATGCGTGTGGGTGATCAAATTGTGAAGATCGACGATGTTCGCACCACAACGGTTTCCGAAATCGCGTCCATTCTTCGAACTCATGAGGCGGGCGATCGGATCAAGGTCCAGTTCGTTCGTGATCGACAGCTTTACGTTACTTCGGTGCCTTTGGTGGCTCGTTCGACTGGACAAAAACCTGACGCAAACGCGAACAGTCAGAGGAGTAAGTTGCCATCGCAAGAGAATGCTGAACTGGCGTCAAACTCGGAATTGGATTCATCCATGGACTCCGAAACAGAGGATCAGGATGTCGTTTCGGCAGCCAAGCCTCCAACTCAGCCGCGTCAAGCTAGATCACCGGCCAATCGTGTTCGACTAGGGTTAATCATCGAGGACCCGCGCGGACTGCGAGGCGTTTTGGTGACCGATGTTCGCAATAACATGCCCGGTGATGTAGCAGGATTGAAACCGGGCGATCGCATCGTTTCCGTGGATGGACGCTTGCTTGCCGATGGCAGTGCCCTTCGTCAGGAACTACAGCAGCGACAGGTTGGGGAAAAGTTGACGCTTGGAATCGTTCGAAACGGTCAATTGGCAACCAAGACCCTGACACTCACGAATGTGGAACCCAAATCTAAGTCATCCAATACCGTCGCGAGTGACGATTCGGCGCCGAAGTCTGGCAACTTGGCGACTGGATTGGGATCTATGATCGGCGGCTTCTTCAATGGCTCTGGAGGTAAGGGATCGGGAAGTTCCGACAACGCAAATGTTGCCGGCAATCGCTTGAATAAGTCCAAGCCAGCCGCTCCGGTTGCCAGAGCGAGCTATGCGGACGAGGCCGATTCTGGGAGCGGGGCATCCGGATCGGCTATTGAGGCAAGCAAAGGTGCAACGAAGTTGAATACGCTTCCGGTTGATCAGCCCAACCCAACACCAATCCCAACTCCAACCGTCGATGACGTGATGGATTTTGGTGATGGCGAACCCATTGAGCAAACCATCTTTACCGCCCCACGAAGCACACGAAAGCGATCGACACTTTTGCAGGAGTCGGATCCACCGTCATTAAATTCCTTGCCGGTGCCTCAATAG
- a CDS encoding GNAT family N-acetyltransferase produces MQIRKTGWIENKASVLTQNQANYRVESTPIELLPEKLPVWLQGISIGRAQIIVDQLRSVISDRKEDPKSQPAVIWLTATPTQTKPGDETFDPVVPVSIIAVQGRVTSQEHADTVTVIHGGPMGPSDNGAPTDNGALINNDVSSEAFVELTEAFDEQMRNRGVKFAQWATDPDPSQEATLQFECFGFAKLATLQYMSGQFPRTHSQLETDRKRNNNARLKPSPVSLRAINVDDAKSLERFVNIVEQTYVDTLDCPQLNQFRSAAQTISGYQTSTAYDPSRWFEIVDADDSAIGAVILATHSEKASELVYMALIPSARGKGLGHEVMQRVIEEIQIRLSPSEQNITIPQLVLAVDEKNVPAKRIYEAAGLKPMIRECVWGKHFTDQAMR; encoded by the coding sequence ATGCAGATAAGAAAAACGGGTTGGATCGAAAACAAGGCGAGCGTATTGACTCAAAACCAAGCAAATTACAGGGTCGAAAGCACGCCGATCGAACTTTTGCCGGAAAAGCTTCCGGTTTGGCTGCAAGGAATTTCGATCGGAAGAGCGCAGATCATCGTCGATCAACTGCGTTCGGTTATTTCCGACCGGAAAGAGGACCCGAAATCGCAGCCCGCTGTGATCTGGTTGACTGCAACGCCGACCCAGACAAAGCCGGGAGACGAAACATTCGATCCAGTTGTCCCCGTTTCAATAATCGCGGTGCAGGGCAGGGTCACGAGCCAAGAACACGCCGATACCGTCACCGTCATCCACGGCGGCCCAATGGGACCTAGCGACAACGGTGCTCCTACCGACAACGGCGCTTTAATTAACAACGACGTTTCATCGGAAGCTTTTGTCGAATTGACAGAGGCGTTTGATGAACAAATGCGAAACCGTGGTGTGAAGTTTGCGCAGTGGGCGACAGACCCCGACCCATCGCAGGAAGCGACGTTGCAATTCGAGTGTTTTGGATTCGCAAAACTTGCGACGCTGCAATACATGAGTGGACAGTTTCCAAGAACGCACAGCCAATTAGAAACTGATCGAAAGCGCAATAACAACGCGAGGCTGAAACCATCGCCAGTGTCGCTTAGAGCGATCAATGTCGATGACGCAAAGTCTCTTGAACGATTCGTTAATATTGTCGAGCAGACCTATGTTGATACGCTCGATTGTCCGCAACTTAACCAGTTTCGTTCAGCGGCGCAAACGATATCTGGCTATCAAACATCCACGGCCTACGACCCATCGCGCTGGTTCGAAATCGTTGACGCAGATGATTCAGCCATTGGCGCGGTCATCTTGGCCACTCATAGCGAAAAAGCCAGTGAATTAGTCTATATGGCGCTCATTCCCTCTGCCCGTGGAAAGGGACTTGGGCATGAAGTTATGCAACGAGTGATCGAAGAGATTCAGATTCGTTTGTCACCTTCGGAACAAAACATAACGATTCCACAACTAGTGCTGGCGGTCGATGAAAAGAACGTCCCGGCAAAAAGAATTTACGAAGCAGCGGGACTCAAACCCATGATTCGTGAATGCGTTTGGGGAAAACATTTTACTGATCAAGCGATGCGGTAA
- a CDS encoding DnaA ATPase domain-containing protein translates to MKEDCAQRMSAPHGCTDGKDVIGKFTDALKQRLGVDRFRMWFSHGVTFNVESCGEGNRDTLVVEVRGQFALDRLQKNFLTQLRGAAMQATGSAMDVELRLESAIPQQAELPLAMEAGGNASARTAPAIKNAPARQALGQNPATRKPATRHSAARTSGTRSTTSRGGTASLSSLVHRADGARSRRASQESVRAAQLDQLPLLDHIESLDQQTSRSVSASAGSQPAATATPSSGAKPNARAAMTMQSFVKGSSNELAHTAASMVCQTPGVASPLFLCGPSGTGKTHLLSAIAAQLRQRHRMRRVMHMSAEQFTNDFVAALGNSGITSFRSRYRDVDALLIDDIQFLGSKKATLRELLYTIETLSHLHRPMIFSGLQSPTEIQGLTSELAGRMASGLVCPLRALDQSTRETILQRLFEERCPIAVPADFTTQLAGMIAGDGRVLGGLANNINLLQRMNNRMPTMDEVRRIAGDMLRSAQPVATLSVIETAVCEAFQLPADTLRGQKQTRNVTEPRMLAMYLARQMTSSAYAEIARHFGGKSHSTAIAAEKNVQKWITAGKSIGRGRALMSTQEAIDRVENLLRGAS, encoded by the coding sequence ATGAAGGAGGATTGCGCTCAACGTATGTCCGCACCGCACGGCTGCACCGATGGCAAGGATGTCATTGGAAAATTCACGGATGCTTTGAAACAGCGGCTTGGCGTTGATCGATTCCGAATGTGGTTTTCACACGGAGTCACCTTCAATGTGGAATCTTGCGGCGAAGGGAATCGCGACACTCTTGTCGTCGAGGTCCGCGGCCAATTCGCGCTCGACCGTTTGCAGAAAAACTTTCTGACCCAACTTCGTGGGGCAGCGATGCAGGCAACCGGTAGCGCCATGGATGTTGAACTGCGATTGGAATCGGCCATTCCTCAACAAGCCGAACTGCCTTTGGCAATGGAAGCCGGTGGCAATGCATCAGCACGAACCGCCCCTGCCATAAAGAATGCACCGGCACGACAAGCTCTCGGTCAAAACCCGGCCACCAGAAAACCTGCGACTCGACACTCAGCGGCAAGAACGTCGGGAACTCGATCGACAACTAGTCGAGGCGGCACTGCATCTTTGTCGTCGCTAGTTCATAGAGCCGACGGTGCACGAAGTCGGCGGGCGTCCCAGGAATCGGTTCGCGCCGCTCAACTTGATCAACTCCCGTTGCTCGATCACATAGAATCGCTTGACCAGCAAACCTCGCGTTCGGTATCGGCCTCCGCTGGTTCGCAACCCGCAGCAACTGCGACGCCTTCATCGGGTGCCAAACCAAACGCTCGTGCCGCGATGACGATGCAATCGTTTGTCAAAGGCAGCAGCAACGAACTCGCTCACACCGCGGCCTCGATGGTTTGCCAAACGCCCGGTGTTGCCAGTCCGCTATTTTTGTGCGGTCCCTCGGGAACCGGAAAGACTCACTTACTTTCTGCGATTGCGGCCCAGCTTCGTCAACGGCATCGCATGCGACGTGTCATGCACATGTCGGCTGAACAATTCACCAATGACTTTGTTGCGGCTCTTGGCAACAGCGGCATCACCTCGTTCCGAAGTCGCTATCGCGATGTGGACGCATTGTTGATTGACGACATCCAGTTCTTGGGATCCAAGAAAGCAACCTTACGTGAGCTGCTTTACACGATTGAAACGTTGTCGCACTTGCACCGCCCCATGATTTTCAGCGGACTGCAATCGCCGACTGAAATCCAAGGACTCACTAGTGAGTTAGCCGGTCGCATGGCTTCGGGACTGGTGTGCCCACTGCGTGCACTCGATCAAAGCACTCGCGAGACGATCTTGCAAAGGCTTTTCGAAGAACGTTGTCCGATTGCGGTTCCCGCGGACTTCACGACGCAACTTGCCGGAATGATTGCCGGTGATGGCCGTGTTTTAGGCGGATTGGCGAATAACATCAATCTGCTGCAGCGAATGAACAACCGCATGCCGACGATGGATGAAGTTCGGCGAATCGCTGGTGACATGCTTCGATCTGCTCAACCGGTCGCCACCCTTTCGGTTATCGAGACAGCAGTTTGCGAGGCATTCCAATTGCCAGCGGACACCCTACGTGGACAAAAGCAGACGCGTAACGTGACGGAGCCGAGAATGTTGGCGATGTACTTAGCACGCCAGATGACGTCATCGGCTTATGCGGAAATCGCCAGACACTTTGGCGGCAAGTCACACAGCACGGCCATTGCAGCGGAAAAGAACGTTCAGAAATGGATCACCGCTGGTAAATCGATCGGTCGCGGAAGAGCGTTAATGTCGACGCAAGAGGCCATTGATCGCGTGGAAAACCTCCTTCGCGGTGCTTCATAG
- the dnaB gene encoding replicative DNA helicase, protein MISDPSNFKSKKKKPQASAAEVLQREQPFDLEAEMGVIGSILLMPVVCDEIASLKADDFYDDANRIIYGMLREMHDAGEKIDITLLVSKLRPSGDYEKVGGAPYLAKISGSVPNAAHAAFYADIVMEKAVYRKLIESSTEILRDAYEQNSSAKELCAQAEQKVFAIMDGRGSQSVHSIADVLHQAMDRMEARLRDEYVDGGSETGLRDFDEMTGGLHNGELIILAARPSMGKTALAMNIGEHAAINQRTPVLFVSLEMSGIELADRMLCSLARVNGHRLRNGTISSDDRDRLVMKANEISQAPLYVDDSPSRTVSEIAAAARRIKRREDGLGLIVIDYLQLIEPDNSRDPRQEQVAKIARRLKGMARELEVPLLCLSQLNRQAEDGKDHRPKLSHLRESGAIEQDADVVMFVHREEYYHRGEDKAQFAGQAEIIIAKQRNGPIGDVALTWEADFTRFSDRAPERHNEFDDYAEFSSPGGF, encoded by the coding sequence ATGATTTCGGACCCCTCGAACTTCAAGTCGAAGAAGAAAAAACCCCAAGCTTCCGCCGCTGAAGTACTGCAGCGAGAGCAACCGTTTGACCTTGAAGCCGAGATGGGTGTGATCGGCAGTATCCTGTTGATGCCCGTGGTCTGCGACGAGATCGCGTCGCTGAAGGCGGACGATTTCTACGACGACGCCAATCGCATCATCTACGGCATGCTCAGAGAGATGCACGATGCGGGCGAGAAGATCGACATCACGTTGTTGGTATCGAAACTGCGGCCATCGGGCGATTACGAAAAGGTAGGTGGCGCGCCGTACCTAGCCAAAATATCCGGTTCGGTTCCCAATGCCGCTCACGCAGCGTTCTACGCTGACATCGTGATGGAAAAAGCGGTCTATCGAAAACTGATTGAATCGAGCACCGAAATTCTGCGAGACGCCTACGAGCAAAACAGCAGCGCCAAAGAGTTGTGTGCTCAAGCCGAGCAAAAAGTGTTCGCCATCATGGACGGCCGCGGTTCGCAAAGCGTGCACAGTATTGCCGACGTGTTGCACCAAGCGATGGATCGAATGGAAGCGCGTCTTCGGGACGAGTACGTCGATGGCGGGTCGGAAACTGGGTTGCGTGACTTTGACGAAATGACCGGCGGACTTCACAATGGCGAGTTGATTATTTTGGCCGCTCGTCCATCCATGGGCAAAACCGCTTTGGCCATGAACATCGGCGAGCACGCGGCGATTAATCAACGCACACCTGTTTTGTTTGTGTCGTTGGAAATGTCAGGAATCGAGTTAGCCGACCGGATGCTGTGTTCTCTTGCCAGGGTCAATGGTCACCGCTTACGCAACGGTACTATTTCATCGGACGACCGCGATCGCTTGGTGATGAAGGCAAATGAAATTAGCCAAGCCCCGCTTTACGTGGACGATTCACCGAGTCGAACGGTTAGTGAGATCGCGGCGGCCGCGCGTCGAATCAAACGACGTGAAGATGGACTTGGTTTGATTGTGATCGATTACCTGCAATTGATCGAACCGGATAATTCACGTGACCCTCGTCAAGAACAAGTCGCAAAGATCGCTCGTCGTTTGAAGGGGATGGCTCGAGAACTCGAAGTTCCGTTGCTTTGCTTATCGCAACTCAACCGCCAAGCTGAAGATGGCAAAGACCACCGCCCCAAACTCAGTCACCTACGTGAATCAGGTGCGATCGAGCAGGATGCCGATGTGGTAATGTTTGTGCACCGCGAAGAGTACTACCACCGCGGCGAAGACAAGGCCCAATTTGCCGGTCAAGCGGAAATCATCATTGCCAAACAGCGGAATGGCCCCATTGGCGATGTGGCGCTAACTTGGGAAGCCGATTTCACACGGTTTAGCGACCGAGCTCCCGAACGACATAACGAGTTTGACGACTACGCCGAATTCAGCAGCCCGGGCGGTTTCTAA
- a CDS encoding PQQ-binding-like beta-propeller repeat protein translates to MSDSVSSASEVNAYSAGTSVDDSSVPSEVRLWMTPAIIIMAVVWALLIIPGMIAPLTIMHFVSLQGAGVLGTLSLTLWWLLSRGVPGKTRLLGYVTILAITIATFMLMNKSLGITMLIYGLPTALTILIGSLTLLRTKAWPTRSRVSLAAFTAFMVAIQFVRIGQIDAAFAFSLVPRWIPTAEDKFLASLQDDQPTAENQSSEAEPTDATELVNLPNDVSDTDWAEFRGPRRDGVLPGVTFAKDWETTPPKEIWRSDVGPGWSSFCIVGDVLFTQEQRGEQEVVVAYSALTGKSLWITSNEGRFEASMGGVGPRATPTYHDGRLYVTGANGLIQCLDAKTGNVIWSFDGAEGREAAPLAWGFASSPLIHQGKVLVVTSGGDGQGAVALDQEDGSVIWRAGHGSHTYSSCQLETIDSVQQALVVSDWGVEALNPDTGEVIWGSEWLIDGMPRVVQPLVVGNTVYLGTGYGNGTRRIDVAKQDDGSWSVNEDWTANLKPYFNDMVYHQGHIYGFDGPIMLSIDAETGDKNWKGGRYGHGQALLLPAMDAILVIGEKGELALVDASPEKFVELAQMQVLEGITWNHPVIVGNRLYVRNAEQMACYELPEE, encoded by the coding sequence ATGTCGGATTCTGTTTCGTCGGCTTCAGAAGTCAATGCATACTCGGCGGGCACATCGGTCGACGATAGCTCAGTGCCGTCTGAGGTTCGTCTGTGGATGACTCCCGCGATCATCATCATGGCGGTCGTCTGGGCGTTATTGATCATTCCGGGAATGATCGCACCGTTGACGATCATGCACTTCGTGTCTTTGCAAGGTGCCGGAGTGCTCGGGACGCTTTCGTTGACACTTTGGTGGTTGCTGTCTCGCGGCGTTCCTGGCAAGACTCGCCTTCTTGGCTACGTCACGATATTAGCGATCACGATTGCCACGTTCATGTTAATGAACAAGAGCCTAGGAATCACGATGCTGATCTATGGCCTTCCGACTGCGTTGACCATTCTGATCGGATCCTTGACGTTGCTTCGCACGAAAGCTTGGCCAACTCGTAGTCGAGTATCGCTGGCTGCGTTCACCGCATTCATGGTGGCAATCCAGTTCGTTCGGATTGGTCAAATCGATGCTGCGTTCGCGTTCAGCTTGGTGCCACGCTGGATACCGACCGCCGAAGATAAATTTCTTGCGTCGCTGCAAGATGACCAACCGACTGCTGAAAATCAATCATCAGAGGCGGAACCAACGGATGCGACGGAGCTCGTGAACCTTCCCAACGACGTCAGCGACACTGATTGGGCTGAATTCCGAGGACCACGCCGTGATGGAGTGCTACCGGGTGTAACGTTCGCGAAGGACTGGGAAACAACACCACCTAAAGAAATCTGGCGTAGTGATGTGGGGCCGGGTTGGTCGTCGTTTTGCATCGTTGGTGATGTATTGTTCACACAGGAACAACGAGGCGAACAGGAAGTGGTCGTCGCGTACTCCGCTTTGACGGGGAAGTCACTTTGGATCACATCTAACGAAGGACGCTTTGAAGCTTCGATGGGAGGCGTCGGGCCGCGGGCAACCCCCACTTATCACGACGGCAGACTTTACGTCACCGGAGCCAACGGTTTGATTCAGTGCCTCGATGCGAAAACTGGAAACGTGATTTGGAGCTTTGATGGGGCGGAAGGTCGCGAAGCAGCGCCGCTTGCATGGGGTTTCGCCAGCTCGCCATTGATTCACCAAGGTAAAGTCCTAGTGGTTACATCGGGCGGAGATGGCCAAGGCGCGGTCGCCCTAGATCAAGAAGACGGCAGTGTCATTTGGCGAGCCGGACATGGTTCACATACCTATTCGTCGTGCCAGCTTGAAACCATCGATTCCGTTCAACAGGCTTTGGTGGTTAGCGATTGGGGAGTCGAAGCTCTTAATCCCGATACCGGGGAAGTCATCTGGGGCAGTGAATGGCTGATTGACGGCATGCCACGAGTAGTACAACCACTGGTGGTTGGCAATACGGTTTACTTGGGCACCGGGTACGGTAACGGTACTCGGCGCATCGATGTCGCTAAGCAGGATGACGGAAGTTGGTCTGTTAACGAAGACTGGACCGCTAACCTGAAGCCTTACTTTAACGACATGGTTTATCACCAAGGTCATATCTACGGTTTCGATGGTCCCATCATGTTGTCTATCGATGCTGAAACCGGCGACAAGAATTGGAAAGGCGGACGCTATGGGCACGGGCAAGCTTTGCTCTTGCCAGCGATGGATGCAATTTTGGTAATCGGCGAGAAAGGAGAACTGGCACTCGTTGACGCGTCGCCTGAGAAGTTTGTTGAACTCGCGCAGATGCAGGTGCTCGAAGGCATTACCTGGAATCATCCCGTGATCGTGGGCAACCGCTTGTACGTCAGAAACGCCGAGCAGATGGCTTGCTATGAGTTGCCTGAGGAATAA